One genomic segment of Ricinus communis isolate WT05 ecotype wild-type chromosome 5, ASM1957865v1, whole genome shotgun sequence includes these proteins:
- the LOC8271449 gene encoding mitochondrial import receptor subunit TOM20 yields MDMQNDFDRILFFEHARKTAEATYAKNPLDAENLTRWGGALLELAQFQNVPDSKKMILDGITKLEEALLIQPKKHDTLWCIGNAHTSFAFLTPDLDEAKEFFDKATVYFQQAVEEDPENELYRKSLEVAAKAPELHMEIHRHGLGQQAMGAAPASGPSTSSSAKTSKKKKDSDLKYDIFGWVILAVGIVAWIGFAKSQMPPPPPR; encoded by the exons ATGGACATGCAAAATGATTTCGATAGAATACTGTTCTTTGAACACGCTCGCAAAACTGCTGAGGCTACTTACGCTAAGAATCCTCTCGATGCAGAG AATCTAACGAGATGGGGAGGAGCTTTGCTGGAGTTAGCTCAGTTTCAGAATGTTCCAGATTCAAAAAAGATGATATTAG ATGGAATAACGAAGCTGGAGGAGGCATTGTTGATTCAACCAAAGAAACATGATACTCTTTGGTGCATTGGAAATGCTCATacttcttttgcatttttaaCCCCTGATCTTGATGAGGCAAAAGAGTTTTTTGATAAAGCAACTGTCTACTTTCAGCAAGCTGTTGAGGag GATCCGGAGAATGAACTCTATAGGAAGTCACTAGAAGTGGCTGCTAAG GCTCCAGAGTTGCACATGGAGATTCATAGGCATGGTTTAGGTCAACAGGCAATGGGGGCTGCTCCTGCTTCTGGGCCTTCTACTTCATCAAGTGCTAAG ActtcaaaaaagaagaaagacaGTGATCTTAAGTATGACATATTTGGATGGGTAATTTTAGCTGTTGGGATTGTTGCTTGGATTGGATTTGCAAAATCTCAGATGCCTCCACCTCCTCCAAGATAA
- the LOC8271448 gene encoding uncharacterized protein YciO isoform X2: MADTKLYGRSSALSLCFSSSSSSLAKYVAPFASRVSFHSRKPPRLLVLAMATKRSPKRLKYSTPRFTKEDALVYVEADASGADSWKLDPVIELLNEGAVGVIPTDTVYAMVCHLKSHSAVERLRRIKDIEPSKPLSILCRSLRDIDIYTTGFPRSDGQGHANIFRAVKHCLPGPCVRYGTTTAKYASRKNVGVRIPDDAICQAMLEKMDVPLISTSVKGPKDNEWMIDPVVIADTYGPEGLDFVVDGGMRVADPSTVVDMTRVPPKIIRQGKGPKLHWMVAEDDNETGWHAENLIPSAS; this comes from the exons atGGCGGATACGAAACTATACGGTCGGAGTTCCGCTCTGTCACTCTGcttctcatcatcatcatcatccttaGCTAAATATGTTGCTCCGTTTGCAAGCCGCGTGTCCTTTCACTCGAGGAAACCCCCTCGCCTCCTTGTCTTAGCTATGGCCACTAAGAGAAGTCCGAAGCGTCTCAAATACTCTACTCCTCGTTTCACTAAG GAGGACGCATTAGTTTATGTAGAAGCTGATGCATCAGGAGCAGACAGTTGGAAGTTAGATCCAGTCATTGAACTTTTGAATGAGGGTGCCGTTGGGGTCATTCCTACAGATACTGT ATATGCAATGGTTTGTCATTTGAAAAGCCACTCAGCCGTTGAACGTCTGCGTAG AATAAAAGATATAGAACCTTCCAAG CCTCTCAGCATCTTATGCCGCTCTTTGAGAGATATAGACATATATACGACTGGGTTTCCTCGTAGTGATGGCCAAGGACATGCAAATATATTTCGAGCTGTCAAGCATTGCTTGCCTGGACCT TGCGTGAGGTATGGGACTACAACTGCCAAATATGCCTCTAGGAAAAATGTGGGTGTTCGTATCCCGGATGATGCCATTTGTCAAGCAATGCTAGAGAAGATGGATGTACCACTTATTTCCACGAG TGTTAAGGGGCCCAAGGATAATGAGTGGATGATAGATCCTGTTGTAATAGCTGATACATATGGACCAGAG GGTCTTGATTTTGTTGTTGATGGCGGCATGAGGGTGGCTGATCCGTCCACTGTGGTTGACATGACCAGAGTGCCTCCAAAAATTATACGGCAAGGAAAg GGACCTAAATTACACTGGATGGTAGCAGAAGATGATAATGAAACTGGATGGCATGCTGAAAACCTCATACCTTCTGCCAGTTGA
- the LOC8271450 gene encoding protein RESPONSE TO LOW SULFUR 2, whose translation MEGDRKQKKQEEEQLKMRNEELEKALKESKEREGEMREELQRAWHRLRIAEEAEERLCSQLGELEAEAVNQARAYNARILFLMDQLSHLSPAAP comes from the coding sequence ATGGAAGGCGACAGGAAGCAGAAGAAGCAAGAGGAGGAGCAGCTAAAGATGAGAAACGAGGAACTAGAGAAAGCGCTTAAAGAAAgcaaagaaagagaaggagaAATGAGAGAAGAGTTGCAAAGAGCATGGCACAGATTGAGAATTGCGGAGGAGGCTGAAGAGAGGCTGTGCTCTCAGCTTGGCGAACTGGAGGCTGAGGCTGTCAATCAGGCGCGTGCTTACAACGCTCGCATACTCTTTCTCATGGATCAACTTTCTCATCTCTCTCCCGCTGCCCCTTGA
- the LOC8271448 gene encoding uncharacterized protein YciO isoform X1, translating to MADTKLYGRSSALSLCFSSSSSSLAKYVAPFASRVSFHSRKPPRLLVLAMATKRSPKRLKYSTPRFTKEDALVYVEADASGADSWKLDPVIELLNEGAVGVIPTDTVYAMVCHLKSHSAVERLRRIKDIEPSKPLSILCRSLRDIDIYTTGFPRSDGQGHANIFRAVKHCLPGPYTFILTSSKELPKQCVRYGTTTAKYASRKNVGVRIPDDAICQAMLEKMDVPLISTSVKGPKDNEWMIDPVVIADTYGPEGLDFVVDGGMRVADPSTVVDMTRVPPKIIRQGKGPKLHWMVAEDDNETGWHAENLIPSAS from the exons atGGCGGATACGAAACTATACGGTCGGAGTTCCGCTCTGTCACTCTGcttctcatcatcatcatcatccttaGCTAAATATGTTGCTCCGTTTGCAAGCCGCGTGTCCTTTCACTCGAGGAAACCCCCTCGCCTCCTTGTCTTAGCTATGGCCACTAAGAGAAGTCCGAAGCGTCTCAAATACTCTACTCCTCGTTTCACTAAG GAGGACGCATTAGTTTATGTAGAAGCTGATGCATCAGGAGCAGACAGTTGGAAGTTAGATCCAGTCATTGAACTTTTGAATGAGGGTGCCGTTGGGGTCATTCCTACAGATACTGT ATATGCAATGGTTTGTCATTTGAAAAGCCACTCAGCCGTTGAACGTCTGCGTAG AATAAAAGATATAGAACCTTCCAAG CCTCTCAGCATCTTATGCCGCTCTTTGAGAGATATAGACATATATACGACTGGGTTTCCTCGTAGTGATGGCCAAGGACATGCAAATATATTTCGAGCTGTCAAGCATTGCTTGCCTGGACCT TACACTTTCATTTTGACCTCAAGTAAAGAATTACCTAAACAGTGCGTGAGGTATGGGACTACAACTGCCAAATATGCCTCTAGGAAAAATGTGGGTGTTCGTATCCCGGATGATGCCATTTGTCAAGCAATGCTAGAGAAGATGGATGTACCACTTATTTCCACGAG TGTTAAGGGGCCCAAGGATAATGAGTGGATGATAGATCCTGTTGTAATAGCTGATACATATGGACCAGAG GGTCTTGATTTTGTTGTTGATGGCGGCATGAGGGTGGCTGATCCGTCCACTGTGGTTGACATGACCAGAGTGCCTCCAAAAATTATACGGCAAGGAAAg GGACCTAAATTACACTGGATGGTAGCAGAAGATGATAATGAAACTGGATGGCATGCTGAAAACCTCATACCTTCTGCCAGTTGA